In the genome of Pseudomonas bubulae, one region contains:
- the uppS gene encoding polyprenyl diphosphate synthase encodes MEKTKQADPSSVPRHVAIIMDGNNRWAKKRFLPGVAGHKAGVDAVRAVIEVCAGAGVEVLTLFAFSSENWQRPAAEVSALMDLFFRALRREAKRLNENEISLRIIGDRSRFHPDLQKAMREAEAMTVGEGRFVLQIAANYGGQWDIAQAAQQLARQVQTGHLQPEDITPGLLQTCLVTGDLPLPDLCIRTGGEHRISNFLLWQLAYSELYFSDLFWPDFKHEAMQHALADFASRQRRFGKTSEQVEAGARI; translated from the coding sequence ATGGAAAAGACGAAGCAGGCTGACCCGTCATCTGTTCCGCGACATGTCGCGATCATCATGGACGGTAATAATCGCTGGGCAAAAAAACGCTTTCTGCCAGGTGTTGCCGGGCATAAAGCGGGTGTGGATGCAGTTCGCGCGGTCATTGAAGTGTGTGCCGGAGCCGGGGTCGAGGTACTGACCCTGTTCGCGTTTTCCAGTGAAAACTGGCAGCGGCCCGCCGCTGAAGTCAGTGCCTTGATGGACCTGTTTTTCAGGGCGCTGCGTCGTGAGGCCAAGCGCCTCAACGAAAACGAGATCAGCCTGCGGATCATTGGCGACCGCTCGCGCTTTCATCCCGATTTGCAAAAGGCGATGCGTGAAGCGGAAGCAATGACAGTGGGCGAAGGCCGCTTTGTCTTGCAGATTGCCGCCAATTACGGTGGCCAGTGGGATATCGCGCAGGCCGCGCAGCAGTTGGCGCGTCAAGTCCAGACAGGGCACTTGCAGCCGGAGGATATCACTCCGGGTTTGCTGCAAACCTGTTTGGTAACGGGTGATCTGCCATTGCCCGATCTGTGTATCCGCACCGGTGGCGAGCACCGCATCAGCAATTTCTTGCTGTGGCAGCTGGCCTATTCCGAGTTGTACTTCTCCGACCTGTTCTGGCCGGACTTCAAACACGAGGCCATGCAGCACGCATTGGCTGATTTCGCTTCTCGCCAGCGCCGCTTCGGTAAAACGAGCGAGCAGGTTGAGGCTGGAGCCCGGATTTAA
- the frr gene encoding ribosome recycling factor has product MINEIKKDAQTRMQKSLESLAHAFGQIRTGKAHPSILGSVMVPYYGSDTPISQVANITVKDSRTLQVVAFERNMLGAVDKAIQSAGLNLNPTNLGELLLISMPALTEETRKVFAKQARDAAEDARIAVRNIRRDALSQLKDLVKEKEISEDEERRAADDIQKLTDKAVADIEVATKQKEADLMAV; this is encoded by the coding sequence ATGATCAACGAAATCAAGAAAGACGCTCAAACGCGTATGCAGAAGTCGCTGGAATCCCTGGCCCATGCATTTGGCCAGATCCGTACCGGCAAGGCTCACCCGAGCATTCTGGGCAGCGTGATGGTGCCTTACTATGGCTCGGATACTCCGATCAGCCAGGTCGCCAACATCACCGTTAAAGACTCTCGCACCCTTCAAGTTGTAGCGTTCGAGCGCAACATGCTGGGCGCAGTCGACAAGGCCATCCAGAGCGCCGGTCTGAACCTGAACCCGACCAACCTGGGTGAGCTGCTGCTGATCTCCATGCCGGCCCTGACTGAAGAAACCCGCAAGGTTTTCGCCAAGCAGGCCCGTGATGCAGCTGAAGATGCCCGTATTGCCGTGCGCAATATCCGTCGCGACGCCTTGAGCCAATTGAAAGACCTGGTCAAGGAAAAGGAAATCAGCGAAGACGAAGAGCGTCGTGCTGCTGATGATATCCAGAAGCTGACCGACAAGGCCGTGGCGGATATCGAAGTTGCCACCAAGCAGAAAGAAGCGGACCTGATGGCCGTATAA